In Mytilus trossulus isolate FHL-02 chromosome 14, PNRI_Mtr1.1.1.hap1, whole genome shotgun sequence, a genomic segment contains:
- the LOC134696174 gene encoding uncharacterized protein LOC134696174, protein MSKEETLKQIFHLLQTNIHAYMKSSDQYIEMREKRVRRSRSIKASSCPTNTRSSNYYISKDQGTSITPPDSPIECQCTVQQKQLIEASHSNVSSERVLSEVQVLDENGKLPDSAICNTSDGLLSDFMNTLDERKEVEEVISEEKYNNPSLRCPSTPDTENSDSFVFGNIIDQQLSIMRENIDLKIQMQEVKMHINSFHKDKEDHEIMNHNITSIDDILSKVLCTQKRSEILCDKLCEGLCKVKETDKKLPPQLKEFCDSIRKTVGQEFRQIGRELGIQPDMLNHIEDEYLDAEECLHQIILEWSTQTETPSYHALVTACGNVNPDILKCKPLDEKKTMVLERNYSMMCEEMLEVPLLPYLISAGVMSLKMQRYILQPKTHDQRICRLIDILKTRENGFDALLCAIDLSDQSHVSALLKSSFETETGETLTQPEVSLSDDYGPGKMSAPCILRQKRLCSSCESLNSDESKSPAISILMKIQEMIAKLDFPEKH, encoded by the exons ATGTCAAAAGAAGAAACATTAAAGCAGATATTCCATCTTTTGCAAACAAATATCCATGCCTACATGAAGTCATCTGACCAATATATTGAAATGAGGGAAAAACGTGTAAGAAGATCTAGATCAATCAAAGCATCTAGTTGTCCAACAAACACACGCAGCAGCAACTACTATATTAGCAAAGACCAAGGTACATCTATAACGCCACCAGATTCGCCTATAGAATGTCAATGCACAGTTCAACAAAAACAGCTTATTGAAGCCAGCCACAGCAACGTTTCTTCTGAACGAGTATTGTCTGAAGTTCAGGTTCTGGACGAAAATGGAAAATTGCCTGACAGTGCCATTTGTAATACATCCGACGGATTATTGTCAGATTTTATGAATACTTTAGATGAAAGAAAAGAAGTCGAAGAAGTTATCTCGGAAGAAAAGTATAATAACCCTTCTCTGAGATGTCCATCGACACCAGATACTGAAAATTCTGACAGCTTTGTCTTTGGCAACATTATTGATCAACAATTGTCAATCATGAGAGAAAATATAGATTTAAAGATTCAAATGCAAGAG GTTAAAATGCATATCAACAGTTTCCACAAAGACAAAGAAGACCACGAAATCATGAACCATAATATCACTTCTATTGATGATATATTGTCAAAAGTTTTATGTACACAGAAACGCTCAGAAATCCTTTGCGACAAGCTTTGTGAGGGACTATGCAAAGTTAAAGAAACGGATAAAAAATTACCACCACAACTAAAGGAGTTTTGTGACAGTATAAGAAAGACTGTTG GTCAAGAATTCCGTCAGATAGGGAGAGAACTTGGAATACAACCAGACATGCTAAATCATATTGAAGACGAGTATTTGGATGCAGAAGAGTGTTTGCATCAAATTATTTTGGAATGGAGTACACAAACTGAAACGCCATCCTATCATGCATTAGTTACAGCATGTGGTAATGTAAATCCAGACATTTTGAAAT GTAAACCTCTtgatgaaaagaaaacaatggtGCTTGAACGAAACTACAGTATGATGTGTGAAGAAATGTTAGAAGTACCACTGCTACCTTACCTGATTTCCGCTGGTGTAATGTCGTTGAAAATGCAAAGATATATTTTACAGCCTAAGACTCATGATCAACGGATTTGCCGACTTATTGACATTCTGAAGACAAGGGAGAATGGGTTCGACGCTCTTTTATGTGCGATTGATCTTTCAGATCAGAGTCATGTTTCTGCcttattgaaat caTCATTTGAAACAGAAACAGGGGAAACATTAACACAGCCTGAAGTATCCCTCTCTGACGATTATGGACCTGGCAAAATGTCTGCTCCCTGTATATTGAGACAAAAGCGTTTGTGTTCTTCGTGTGAATCTTTAAATAGTGATGAAAGTAAAAGTCCAGCTATCAGTATACTGATGAAAATACAAGAAATGATAGCAAAGTTAGACTTCCCAGAAAAACATTAG
- the LOC134696036 gene encoding uncharacterized protein LOC134696036, with product MNHHLTLMLNILSKVLYTQKRSEILSDKLFEGLCKVKDMGKKLPLELREFCNSIRKTVGQDFRKIGRELGIEPDMLNHIEDEYLDADECLHQIILEWSSRTETASYKALVTACCNVNPDILKCKPLEEKKACVLLRSYSMLCKEMLEIPLLPHLISDGVMSLKMQRYVLQPKTHDQRISRLLSILETRENGFEALLSALDLSDQSHVSDYLKKTLKGQTGETLTQPEEPCTENDGADKITQPCILRSKRVPSCEALDSDDSKGPAYDILMKIQEIITKAVSPEQP from the exons ATGAACCATCATCTTACTCTCATGCTCAATATATTGTCAAAAGTGTTATATACACAGAAACGTTCAGAAATTCTGTCTGACAAACTTTTCGAGGGACTCTGCAAAGTAAAAGACATGGGGAAGAAACTACCATTAGAGCTGAGGGAGTTTTGtaacagtataagaaaaacagttG GTCAGGATTTTCGCAAGATAGGAAGAGAACTTGGAATAGAACCAGATATGCTGAATCATATTGAAGACGAGTATTTGGACGCAGATGAGTGTTTGCACCAAATTATTTTGGAGTGGAGTTCACGAACTGAAACAGCATCCTACAAAGCATTAGTTACAGCATGTTGTAATGTAAAtccagacattttaaaat GTAAGCCACTTGAAGAAAAGAAGGCGTGTGTGCTTCTAAGAAGTTACAGTATGTTGTGTAAAGAAATGCTAGAAATACCTCTTTTACCGCATCTGATTTCTGACGGAGTGATGTCATTGAAAATGCAAAGATATGTTTTACAGCCAAAGACGCATGATCAAAGAATTAGTCGATTATTAAGTATTCTTGAGACGAGGGAAAATGGATTCGAAGCTCTATTATCTGCGTTGGATTTATCTGATCAGAGTCACGTTTCTGATTACTTAAAGA aaacaTTAAAAGGACAAACAGGAGAAACCTTGACACAACCAGAAGAACCTTGTACTGAAAATGATGGAGCTGACAAAATTACACAACCATGCATATTAAGATCGAAACGTGTTCCATCGTGCGAAGCTTTAGATAGTGATGATAGTAAAGGCCCAGCTTACGACATATTGATGAAAATTCAAGAAATTATTACAAAGGCCGTCTCTCCCGAACAGCCTTGA